AATCTTGTTGTGATAAAAGATTCGATTGATAGCAAAAGGCTAAGGATGTTCTTGCCCAGCGCGACGCCTCCATATAATCCGAAAACTGAGCCAACATATCACGCATCTGAACCTCGGAAACGTCGATGTCATTCCCTGTCAATTTTGCCGCCCGTGCAATCATAACCGCCGCTTCCTCACGCGTAATTGTTCCATTAGGATTAAATACCGTCCTTGATTGTCCATGGATAATCCCATAATTATAGGCTGCTCCTACGGATGTTGCATACCAACTTTTAGCAGGCACATCTCTAAATTGATTTGTACTTTGCTTAGGTAAACCTAGTGCTTGAACAATCATAGTTGCAAACTCGGACCGTGTCACATGCATATTCGGTTTAAACTCTGTCTGTGTTTTCCCCTGAATAATTTGGCGAGCCGCAAGGCTATCAATGGCGAGTTTTGCCCGATGCCCTTTAATATCATCAAAGGTTTTTTTCGGTAAGACAACAGGTCTTAGTTGTACATCCGGATGCTTGTCTTTTTTTCCTGCCACCGAAGTTGATGTCAGGGATACTTTATCTCTTTGCTCAACATCCGTCATCCGATAAAGGCTTTGTTTTTTCTGCTGCGCTCTTTGTATGGCAACCAGTGCGTAAAAAGCTTGTTCTGTTGCCATTTGATTAACTCCCGTCCCATCTTCTGTATGCAAAAAGCCTTCCCCTGGTGTGTAAAATTCTAAAAGGTTATCTACAACGGTTTTTCCATTTTTCACAAACCGTTTATCTGTCACTGATACGCCTAATTCTGTCAATGCAACAGCAACTTGAGCGGTACTTTCCACATTTTCTTTACCCCAGCTCGAGTATCCACCTTCATCATTTTGCACCTTTGATAAAAAATCTAATGCTTCGTCAATAACTTTTTTAACATCATTTCGCTTTTGGTATTTTGCCAATGCTTGTAGTGCCATCGCCGTGATATCCGGGTCTGAAACCTGTTTTTTAGTTGATGACGTTTCTAATCCTCCAAAAAGAGAAAATCCACCATCCTCAAGCTGTCTACGCAGTATTTCATCCACATACTTATCCCGTGTCGCTTGAGCCGATGGATTATCACTGTCACTAATTGTATAGGCACCGCTATCCAAAGCGATGAGTGCAAAAATAGGTCCATTAATCCCTTGTTGGATTGTCTTATCAAAATCACTCAGTGGATATGTCAGGTCATAGCCGCCTACATCCCTAGGATCATATCCAATTGCTGTTAACGCCAAAATCAAGCGTGAATATTCTGTGAGTTTGACATGATGTAGAACCCCTTTTTTCTCCTTAACATATGTCTCCACATTATTATAGTACGTCAAGTAGTAGTCATTTGGTACATGGTAGTCACTGCGAGCTAGTCCTAGGACAGCCCATTCTCCACCTACAAATCCAACTTGGGGATTACTCACCGTCTTATGCATGTAAATTGCAGTATCTTCAATCACTTGATCCAGCTGTTGTTCTGAAACAGATACTACACTTATTCTAGTCACGAAACATAAAATCAATACCCACAGCCACAGGCTTTGTCTTTCTATAACCTTCATCTTTTTGCACCTCGCTACTTTCATCCTACGGTTTATTGCTGTTCATATTTTTCAATAAAGCGTCTCAGTATTTCAGCGACCTCTGCTCGTGTTGCTTCACCTGCCGGAGAAAGTGTACTTGATGTACGTCCCGTTATTATGCCGGATTGACTTGCCCATCGCATAGATTCAAGCGCCCACGGGCTTATCTTTGATTGGTCCATATACATAGTCAAGCTAACCTCTCCATCCATGTCATAACCTTTTAACGTTCCATATCGGTAAAGAATGACTGCAATCTGCTCACGGGTTATTTTTTCATTCGGTTTAAAAACTCCATTATCATATCCACTTATGATTCCATTGTCTGCGGCCCATCCTACTGATGTTGTAAACCACGTCCCCTCTGGAACATCGTGGAATTTGACCGGTGAAGCATCGGGTTCTTTCTCCAACTTATGTAACACGGTAACTAACATTGCTCTTGTCATAGGTTGATTAGGGCTAAAGGTCTCTGATGAAGTACCTACAAACAAGCCTTTTTGTGTTGCTACATCAACTGCTTTATAGAACCAATCTTCTGGCTTAACATCCTTAAATCGATGAACAACTGCAGAAGCTTCCAGTTTAACCCCAATGGCATAAGAAGATAAATAGGAGCTATCAAAACTTGCCATATTTGTCTTTGAATTATAGTCTGATTCGATACGTTTCAATTGATTGTTTTCATCTAGACTCCATACATTGACCTCTTCTTTTGTTTCACCTGCTTTTAGTGTATATGGCAAAGCAATCGTTACTTTTTTCTTGCCCAAATCACGTATAGATTCTCCTGCGCTTTCAATGACAATATCATAGACCACATGATGACCGATGGTTTCACGTTGTTTTTCTGTAAGCGTTAAAGCATCCGTCTCTTGTAACTGCACGACTATCGTCTCACCCTTTGCTTGTTTTGCAAGAAGTGCTAACATCGCATTGGACATGTCTAAATGGGCAATGGAAGACTCTATATTTAGGTCTAGACCTTTTTGTTTTGCCACGGATTCTATTGATTTTTTCGGAAGTTCTATGTTAAAGCCCTTCATTTTTTTATTGGTATCTATTTTTATAACAATATCTGATAATTTTTCTTTTTCAACTGCCTTCAAAGCTTTGTCAAAGTGGCGTTTACTTATAGATACCTTCTCTGAGTCTCCATCCACTTCAATAACATAGGCTTTTTTGCTCGCTTTTAAATCCCCGCTCCACTTACTGTTATCTTGTCCTAAGTCTTCACCTAAAT
This sequence is a window from Vallitaleaceae bacterium 9-2. Protein-coding genes within it:
- a CDS encoding S-layer homology domain-containing protein, translated to MKVIERQSLWLWVLILCFVTRISVVSVSEQQLDQVIEDTAIYMHKTVSNPQVGFVGGEWAVLGLARSDYHVPNDYYLTYYNNVETYVKEKKGVLHHVKLTEYSRLILALTAIGYDPRDVGGYDLTYPLSDFDKTIQQGINGPIFALIALDSGAYTISDSDNPSAQATRDKYVDEILRRQLEDGGFSLFGGLETSSTKKQVSDPDITAMALQALAKYQKRNDVKKVIDEALDFLSKVQNDEGGYSSWGKENVESTAQVAVALTELGVSVTDKRFVKNGKTVVDNLLEFYTPGEGFLHTEDGTGVNQMATEQAFYALVAIQRAQQKKQSLYRMTDVEQRDKVSLTSTSVAGKKDKHPDVQLRPVVLPKKTFDDIKGHRAKLAIDSLAARQIIQGKTQTEFKPNMHVTRSEFATMIVQALGLPKQSTNQFRDVPAKSWYATSVGAAYNYGIIHGQSRTVFNPNGTITREEAAVMIARAAKLTGNDIDVSEVQMRDMLAQFSDYMEASRWARTSLAFCYQSNLLSQQDLTIRPREAIKRYEVAQMLYNLLDVSQLL